TTTTTAGTTATGCTAACAATAAAGCGCTTGCCGAACAGGTTTTAAAAGAAGTACAAAGTATTTCTCCTAATTTAGAACACAGTATATTTCAACTACACTTAAATAATTTAAATACTATAGAAAACCAAGTTGCAGAATTAAAAAAACAATGGCCACAAATAGATGGCCTTGTAAATAATGCAGGAGTTACTTGTGACCAAATTTTTCCTTTAATGAAAGAAGAAGATTTTGTTAGTGTTATACAAACCAATCTTTTAGGTACAGTATTTTTAACAAAACAATTATTAAAACCACTAATGCGAAGTAACCAAGCCAGCATTGTAAATATTAGTTCTGTAATTGCACACATTACTCAATCTGGACAAAGTAACTACGCTGCTAGCAAGGCAGGGCTTGAAGCTTTTTCTAAATCTTTAGCTACCGAGTTGGGAAAAAAACAATTGCGTGTTAATTCCATTGCTCCTGGTTTTATAAAAACCGACATGACCAACAAACTATCCGAAGAACAAAAAACCGAAATTTTAAAACAAGTTCCGTTAAAGCGTTATGGCGACAGCATAGAAGTGGCA
The window above is part of the Pseudobdellovibrionaceae bacterium genome. Proteins encoded here:
- a CDS encoding SDR family oxidoreductase; amino-acid sequence: MSLQGKKIVVTGASRGIGKAIVLLLAKQGASLIFSYANNKALAEQVLKEVQSISPNLEHSIFQLHLNNLNTIENQVAELKKQWPQIDGLVNNAGVTCDQIFPLMKEEDFVSVIQTNLLGTVFLTKQLLKPLMRSNQASIVNISSVIAHITQSGQSNYAASKAGLEAFSKSLATELGKKQLRVNSIAPGFIKTDMTNKLSEEQKTEILKQVPLKRYGDSIEVAQVVRFLLSSESSYITGQTLHVNGGIFG